Within Falsibacillus albus, the genomic segment CGTCTCCTCCTTGTGGTGCTGAATCGGCGTCAATGGATGTTTCCATTGCAAGGACGTCAAAGTGGGAGCCGTTTTTCAACGCTTCTTCCGTTTTCAATGCATCCTTCTTTGAAGGAACGACGATCTGGGATACATGGTAAGTGGTAGGAATATTATAAAGGCTCGCATTATCTTTATAATATTTTTCCATTTCGTCGTCTGAAACGACAACATCTTTTGTGACCAGTTCCTCCAACAACAAATTCGTTTGGATGTCTTCCTGCAGCTGACGTTCGTTCAGGCTGCTTTCTTTATTGTCCGACGGATTCAATACCGTTTTAAACATGGTCACTTCCTGGTTTATTTCTCGTTCAGATGCTTTGATTCCATATTTCTTTGCCATTTGCGCGATTACTTTTTTGTCAATGAGATCTCGGAGGACGCTTTTCCCATATCTCTCATCCAATTCATGCAGCCACTGGTCGCGAGTTATTTTTTCCCCACCGACCGTTGCGACCGTTTCCGTGTCCGCCGCACCGGCAGTGGAGCTTTTCTGACTAAACGTGAAGAAGGAAATTGTGCCGATATTAACAATCAATAAACCGATAATGATATACCATAGCTGTTTCTTTCCCACACCGATTCTCTCCTTAAAAGATCTTTTATTTCGCTTCTTTCAACAGGTCTTCAAGTTCTTCCTTAGAGTAATGGTAAACTTCGTTGCAGAAATGGCATTGCGCCTCGCCTTGACCATCAGTATTTATCATATCTTCGATTTCTTCTTTTCCAAGACTGACGATGGCATCGGCGAATCGCTCCTTCGAGCACTGGCATTTGAATTGGATTGGCAGCGTATCTAAAAACTTGATATTTTCTTCGCCTAATAGCTCCTTTAATAGCTCTTCCGGTGTTAGGCCCTGTTGAATCAACTTAGAGACGGGCGGAATTGTCTGAAGTCTTTTTTCAATGACAGAAATGGTCTCCTCATTGGTTCCAGGCATCAGTTGAAGGATGAAGCCTCCCGCAGCGAGGATCGAATTATCTGGATTCACAAGGACGCCAACTCCGACAGATGAAGGAACTTGTTCGGATGAAACAAAATAATACGTAAAGTCTTCTCCAAGCTCTCCAGACACAATCGGCACCTGTCCGGTAAAGTTTTCCCTCATGCCGATATCTTTCACAACTGTCAGGTTCCCCGTTGTACCAACCGCACGCCTGACATCTAATTTTCCTTGTTCATTCAGATCAAAATGAATTTGAGGGTTGGATACGTATCCTCTTACATTTCCTTTTGCGTCGCTATCCACCAAAATAGCTCCGATTGGACCGCCGCCTTCGATTTTTACCGTAAGCTTGTCCTCGCCTTTCATCATTGCCCCCATCATGACGCCCGCCGTCATGGCGCGCCCTAATGCAGCCGATGCCGTCGGCCATGTATGATGTCTGCGCTGGGCCTCGCCCACTGTATCTGTACTCCGCACTGCATAGGCTCTGACTTGACCGTCAAAAGCTACAGCCCTTACTAAATAATCACTCATCCTCAATAACACCTTCCTTAATGTACTATCCCATGTTGCGTTTATAAATTAGTCTCAAACCCTTTAATGTAAGGAAAGGATCCACAACATCAATAATGCTTGATTCTTTATTGATTAAAGTTGCAAGCCCGCCAGTCGCAATGACCGTTGGTTCCTTTTTACTTTGAGCTTTCATTCGATTTACAATACCTTCAACTTGTCCTACATAGCCAAATAATATTCCTGCCTGCATGGCAGCAACCGTATTCTTCCCGATTACATTCTCTGGACGAGCAATCTCGATCCTTGGCAATTTTGCCGCTTTCGAATAAAGAGCCTCAGTCGATATGCTGATCCCCGGTGCGATAGCTCCACCCATATATTGTTTTTCTTCGTTGATATAACAATAGGTCGTTGCCGTTCCAAAATCCACAATAATCAACGGACTTCCATATTCATGTATTCCTGCCACAGCATTCACGATGCGGTCGGCACCGACTTCACGAGGATTTTCGTATTTAATATTCAAGCCTGTTTTGATTCCCGGTCCTACGACGATCGGCTTGATGTGAAAATATTTATGGCACATTCTTTCCAAGGAAAACATGATCGGCGGCACGACGGAAGAAATGATGATGCCGTCAAACGCTTGAAATGATAAGCCCACATGCTCCAAAAGCGTTTTGATGACCATCCCATATTCATCTTCCGTTTTGTGGCGGTTCGTTTCAATTCGCCAATGATATTTCAAATCTTCTTGGTCATAGACACCGAGCACTATATTCGTATTCCCTACATCCAAAACAAAAATCACGATTATTCACCCACTAATTCATTCTCAATTATCATGGCTCTGTCAGGATTGTCTTTTAACAATCATTTTGAATCACCAACAGAGACTCAGCATAATGCCATCATACCATAATTCCCTGCATTCCAATAAAACATTAAAATTACAGCGGTTAAACAGAAAAAAGACTGACTCAGCAGCCTTCAGGGCAACCTCTGCTTGCGAGTTACCTGATCTTTGAGTCAGTCTGTTTAAACTTATAATTTGTTCGTATCTTCATCGTCAGAAGTAAGATTATCTTCTGGCTTAGGAGCTTGGTTTTTGGCATGATCCGGAATATCGGAAGAAGCGGTTTCGTCCTTTTTCTTCTGAATATTCACTTTCATATTGTCTCCTGTATCGATACGTTTTACTTCGTCTTTCTCAAGAGATACCTCACCGCGGTCAGGCAATTCGCCATGATCCACCAAATGTTTGATTTGTTGTGCATCAAGTGTTTCGACTTCCAATAGAGTATTAGCGACCAATTCCAGCTTATCTCTATTTTCAGTCAAAATCTTTTTCGCGCGGGCATAGCATTCTTTTATTATTCGTTGAATTTCTAGATCAATTTCATAAGCGATGGCATCAGAGTAATTTTGGTCATTTTGCAAATCTCTTCCCAAGAAGACCTGGCCGCCTTGCGCTTGGCCGAATTGCAGAGGTCCGAGTTTATCACTCATACCAAACTCCGTTACCATTCTGCGTGCAATTCCTGTGGCACGCTGGAAGTCATTGTGGGCTCCCGTAGAAACCTCACCGAAAGTAACTTCCTCTGCCACACGTCCACCAAGCAACCCAGTGATCTTATCCAAGAGCTCAGGCTTGGTCATGAAATAACGATCCTCTTTCGGAAGCATGACCGCATATCCGCCAGCTTGACCGCGTGGAACGATCGTTACTTTGTGCACCATCTCGGCCTCATCCAATACAATCCCGATAATCGTATGACCGCCTTCGTGGAATGCAACGATTTTGCGTTCTTTTTGTGAAATGACCTTGCTTTTTTTGGCAGGACCGGCAATTACCCGGTCAGTCGCTTCATCAATATCGACCATTTCGATTTTCTTTTTATCTTGACGAGCCGCTACCAGAGCCGCTTCATTCAGTAAGTTTTCCAAATCCGCACCCGAGAATCCAGGCGTCCTCATCGCAATTGCCTTTAAATCCACTTTATCGGATAGAGGCTTATTGCGGGCATGTACTCTAAGTACTGCTTCACGCCCTTTTACATCTGGACGATCAACGGTGATCTGTCTATCGAAACGTCCCGGACGCAATAATGCAGGGTCTAGAATATCAGGCCTATTGGTTGCGGCAATGATGATGATTCCTTCATTCGCGCCGAATCCATCCATTTCAACAAGCAATTGGTTCAATGTTTGTTCACGTTCATCGTGGCCTCCGCCTAATCCTGCGCCGCGTTGACGGCCGACAGCATCAATTTCATCGATGAAGATGATACAAGGTGCATTTTTCTTAGCGTTTTCAAATAAGTCGCGAACACGGGATGCTCCGACCCCTACAAACATTTCCACGAAATCGGAACCACTGATGGAGAAGAACGGCACACCCGCTTCTCCGGCAACGGCTCTTGCCAGCAAGGTTTTACCAGTACCTGGAGGTCCGACTAAGAGAACCCCTTTCGGAATGCGTGCACCTAAATCGGCAAATTTTCGAGGATCTTTTAAGAATTCGACAACTTCCACAAGCTCTTGCTTTTCTTCATCTGCCCCTGCGACGTCTTTAAAGCGGACCTTTTTCTTCTCTTCACTGTAAAGCTTTGCTTTACTTTTACCAAAGTTCATGACACGGCTGCCGCCGCCTTGAGCCTGGTTCAACAGGAAGAAGAAAAGAATAAAGATGATCACAAACGGAATGATCGTCGTAAAGAAAGAAACCCATCCGCTTGTTTCTTTTGCAGGAAGCACCTTCACTTCTGAATCCGTTGTCGTGGATACTTTGTCAATACGATCGAGCAGCGCTTGGCTATCCATCACATATGTAAGGAAATGCTGATCTTTATCGTATCCTTTCAGCTGCCCCTTAACGGCGTAGACGCCCCTTTCAGGCTGCAAAGAGACGCTGGTGACATCTCCCTTATCCAAAGCGGATACAAATTCATCATAAGATATATTCTTCGTTGGTTCGTTGTTATTGTTAAAATAACTGACGACACCAATAATAACTAGAAATACTAATAAATAAAAAATGGTGTTTCGAAAAATCCGGTTCATCCCTTACCTCCTCCCACGGGTAAACAAACTACATTCAATAGTATCATAGAAAATCATGCCATTCCAACAATTTGCATTTGCTGTGAATGCA encodes:
- a CDS encoding peptidyl-prolyl cis-trans isomerase: MGKKQLWYIIIGLLIVNIGTISFFTFSQKSSTAGAADTETVATVGGEKITRDQWLHELDERYGKSVLRDLIDKKVIAQMAKKYGIKASEREINQEVTMFKTVLNPSDNKESSLNERQLQEDIQTNLLLEELVTKDVVVSDDEMEKYYKDNASLYNIPTTYHVSQIVVPSKKDALKTEEALKNGSHFDVLAMETSIDADSAPQGGDVGYISADSKEYSDSFLKTVESLKEKDWSKPVKVEGGYAIILLNEKINGTKFTYEDVKNQIRRQIALEHLKAPMSPGNFWKDAGVTWFYGKSGEND
- the hslO gene encoding Hsp33 family molecular chaperone HslO, with the translated sequence MSDYLVRAVAFDGQVRAYAVRSTDTVGEAQRRHHTWPTASAALGRAMTAGVMMGAMMKGEDKLTVKIEGGGPIGAILVDSDAKGNVRGYVSNPQIHFDLNEQGKLDVRRAVGTTGNLTVVKDIGMRENFTGQVPIVSGELGEDFTYYFVSSEQVPSSVGVGVLVNPDNSILAAGGFILQLMPGTNEETISVIEKRLQTIPPVSKLIQQGLTPEELLKELLGEENIKFLDTLPIQFKCQCSKERFADAIVSLGKEEIEDMINTDGQGEAQCHFCNEVYHYSKEELEDLLKEAK
- a CDS encoding type III pantothenate kinase translates to MIFVLDVGNTNIVLGVYDQEDLKYHWRIETNRHKTEDEYGMVIKTLLEHVGLSFQAFDGIIISSVVPPIMFSLERMCHKYFHIKPIVVGPGIKTGLNIKYENPREVGADRIVNAVAGIHEYGSPLIIVDFGTATTYCYINEEKQYMGGAIAPGISISTEALYSKAAKLPRIEIARPENVIGKNTVAAMQAGILFGYVGQVEGIVNRMKAQSKKEPTVIATGGLATLINKESSIIDVVDPFLTLKGLRLIYKRNMG
- the ftsH gene encoding ATP-dependent zinc metalloprotease FtsH, with protein sequence MNRIFRNTIFYLLVFLVIIGVVSYFNNNNEPTKNISYDEFVSALDKGDVTSVSLQPERGVYAVKGQLKGYDKDQHFLTYVMDSQALLDRIDKVSTTTDSEVKVLPAKETSGWVSFFTTIIPFVIIFILFFFLLNQAQGGGSRVMNFGKSKAKLYSEEKKKVRFKDVAGADEEKQELVEVVEFLKDPRKFADLGARIPKGVLLVGPPGTGKTLLARAVAGEAGVPFFSISGSDFVEMFVGVGASRVRDLFENAKKNAPCIIFIDEIDAVGRQRGAGLGGGHDEREQTLNQLLVEMDGFGANEGIIIIAATNRPDILDPALLRPGRFDRQITVDRPDVKGREAVLRVHARNKPLSDKVDLKAIAMRTPGFSGADLENLLNEAALVAARQDKKKIEMVDIDEATDRVIAGPAKKSKVISQKERKIVAFHEGGHTIIGIVLDEAEMVHKVTIVPRGQAGGYAVMLPKEDRYFMTKPELLDKITGLLGGRVAEEVTFGEVSTGAHNDFQRATGIARRMVTEFGMSDKLGPLQFGQAQGGQVFLGRDLQNDQNYSDAIAYEIDLEIQRIIKECYARAKKILTENRDKLELVANTLLEVETLDAQQIKHLVDHGELPDRGEVSLEKDEVKRIDTGDNMKVNIQKKKDETASSDIPDHAKNQAPKPEDNLTSDDEDTNKL